A genome region from Prinia subflava isolate CZ2003 ecotype Zambia chromosome 12, Cam_Psub_1.2, whole genome shotgun sequence includes the following:
- the LOC134556978 gene encoding uncharacterized protein LOC134556978, which yields MGCSGVQWGVMGCNGMQRGAAGCSGVQRGAVGCSSRPPTPRKPACTRSGHSPSRAAPPACCIAHPAQVAAPPPAPNRSVSVPVPVPVPPRPERGRPSPPVLTHGPGLAVAPLPPAGLCCGRPAIPAIPAIPVIPAIPAEPARPAGLTDVCGRAEPGLPQSRRQLGAPGRGEPTGTGTASGSGHWHPSPDPTGPCKTARASVSPLVMPSREGMDALAAWECGPYIPAALSPPTADSRLKTCQILLGKVAYFTKRIDSAL from the exons ATGGGGTGCAGCGGGGTGCAGTGGGGTGTAATGGGATGTAATGGGATGCAGCGGGGTGCAGCGGGGTGCAGTGGGGTGCAGAGGGGTGCAGTGGGGTGCAGCAGTCGCCCTCCCACCCCACGGAAGCCAGCGTGCACCCGCAGCGGGCACAGCCCCTCCCGCGCAGCGCCCCCCGCCTGTTGCATCGCCCACCCAGCGCAGGTCGCGGCCCCACCGCCGGCTCCGAACCGGAGTGTctcggtgccggtgccggtgccggtgccgcccCGCCCGGAGCGTGGCCGTCCGTCCCCGCCCGTGCTGACTCACGGCCCCGGGCTGGCCGtggccccgctgccgccggcggGGCTTTGCTGCGGCCGCCCGGCCATCCCGGCCATCCCGGCCATCCCGGTCATCCCGGCCATCCCGGCGGAGCCCGCCCGGCCGGCGGGGCTGACTGACGTGTGCGGAAGGGCCGAGCCGGGGCTCCCGCAGAGCCGGCGGCAGCTCGGGGCTCCCGGCCGGGGCGAGCCCACgggcacaggcactgcctcAGGCTCCGGGCACTGGCaccccagccctgatcccacCGGGCCCTGCAAGACAgcccgtgcctcagtttccccgcTGGTGAtgcccagcagggaggggatggacGCTCTGGCGGCTTGGGAGTGTGGTCCGTACATCCCCGCTGCCCTCTCGCCGCCCACCGCGGATTCCAGGCTGAAAACATGCCAGATCCTCCTGGGAAAG GTGGCGTATTTCACCAAAAGGATTGATTCTGCCCTTTAA